From the genome of Streptomyces sp. NBC_00659, one region includes:
- a CDS encoding helix-turn-helix domain-containing protein: MPRWKALPGELDPRVEELVGQLRLLVDRSGLGVVAVADRTGYSRTSWERYLNAGLLAPKGAVVALAEVTGANPVHLATMWELAEHAWSRSETRHDTTMEAIRISRARAVPGEFGPVVPGPAAGAPEPQDARPGGAGRGEGSARRKRRLTVFVAGVVGTLAVVAATVWLTHGGGKKDPGATPKTPTASVSPRTVLPPGVKCSGAACAGKDPEKMGCGGRLATTATSVTVGTTLVEVRYSKTCGAAWARVARAAAGDRVEVSAGAGAKRTAVVGADVDTYTPMVVVEGAGDAKACVTLGSGLTGCTA; this comes from the coding sequence ATGCCTCGTTGGAAGGCCTTGCCGGGCGAACTCGACCCGCGGGTCGAGGAGTTGGTCGGGCAGCTTCGACTGCTCGTCGACCGGAGCGGGTTGGGTGTCGTGGCCGTGGCCGACCGTACGGGCTACAGCAGGACATCCTGGGAGCGCTACCTGAACGCCGGGCTGCTCGCGCCCAAGGGGGCGGTCGTCGCGCTGGCCGAGGTGACCGGGGCCAACCCCGTGCATCTGGCGACCATGTGGGAGCTGGCCGAGCATGCGTGGAGCCGTTCGGAGACGCGCCACGACACGACGATGGAGGCGATACGCATCTCCCGGGCGCGGGCCGTGCCCGGGGAGTTCGGTCCGGTGGTGCCGGGTCCCGCGGCCGGGGCGCCGGAGCCGCAGGACGCGCGGCCCGGCGGGGCCGGACGGGGTGAGGGCTCCGCGCGGCGGAAGCGGCGGCTGACGGTGTTCGTCGCCGGTGTCGTGGGGACGCTGGCCGTCGTCGCGGCCACTGTCTGGCTCACCCACGGCGGGGGGAAGAAGGACCCGGGCGCCACGCCGAAGACGCCGACGGCCTCCGTGAGTCCGCGGACCGTTCTGCCGCCCGGGGTGAAGTGCAGTGGGGCCGCCTGCGCAGGGAAGGACCCCGAGAAGATGGGCTGCGGCGGCCGGCTGGCCACGACGGCGACCAGCGTGACGGTGGGGACCACTCTGGTGGAGGTGCGGTACAGCAAGACGTGCGGGGCGGCTTGGGCCCGTGTCGCGCGGGCGGCGGCGGGGGACCGGGTCGAGGTGTCGGCGGGGGCCGGGGCGAAGCGGACGGCTGTGGTGGGCGCGGACGTGGACACGTACACGCCGATGGTCGTGGTGGAGGGCGCCGGTGACGCGAAGGCTTGCGTGACGCTGGGGTCGGGGCTGACGGGGTGTACCGCGTAG
- a CDS encoding AAA family ATPase — MTTAPDADWRLFRGNGAPRAVALPPAPPWRRFAPAHVVRPELPYLIEPQHADVVNAALHLRRPLLVTGPAGTGKSSLARAVAHELNLGELLRWPINSRSTVPEALYQYDAIGRLRETTLSRDRGEREPSIGTFIRLGPLGTALVPSAAPRALLIDEMDKGDVDLPNDLLTVFEEGVFDIPELTRLPEDVADVEVQTADHRGTVGIHQGRIQCAEFPVVVITSNGEREFPPAFLRRCVRLELPVPDEARLRAIVAAHLGEDALREADDLLDAFLRRRAPGELATDQLLNAVFLRVGGVDLNAEGLLDAVLHQLTGAM; from the coding sequence ATGACGACCGCTCCCGACGCCGACTGGCGCCTGTTCCGCGGAAACGGCGCGCCCCGAGCCGTCGCCCTTCCGCCGGCGCCGCCCTGGCGGCGCTTCGCCCCGGCTCACGTGGTCCGGCCCGAGCTGCCGTATCTGATCGAGCCGCAGCACGCCGACGTCGTCAATGCCGCACTGCATCTGCGCCGTCCGCTTCTGGTGACCGGCCCGGCCGGTACCGGGAAGTCGTCACTGGCTCGGGCGGTGGCTCACGAGTTGAACCTGGGTGAGCTGCTGCGCTGGCCCATCAACAGCCGTTCCACCGTGCCCGAGGCCCTCTACCAGTACGACGCCATCGGCCGACTGCGCGAGACGACGCTGAGCCGCGACCGGGGTGAACGCGAGCCGTCCATCGGCACGTTCATCCGGCTCGGTCCGCTCGGCACCGCGCTGGTCCCCTCCGCAGCCCCCCGCGCCCTGCTCATCGACGAGATGGACAAAGGCGATGTCGATCTTCCCAACGACCTGCTCACCGTCTTCGAAGAGGGGGTCTTCGACATCCCCGAGCTCACCAGGCTCCCCGAGGACGTCGCCGACGTGGAGGTGCAGACCGCCGACCACCGCGGCACTGTGGGCATCCACCAAGGGCGCATCCAGTGTGCGGAGTTCCCGGTCGTCGTCATCACCAGCAACGGAGAGCGCGAATTCCCGCCCGCGTTCCTGCGCCGCTGTGTCCGCCTCGAACTGCCGGTGCCGGACGAGGCTCGGCTGCGTGCCATCGTCGCGGCCCATCTGGGCGAGGACGCGCTGCGGGAGGCGGACGACCTGCTGGACGCGTTCCTGCGCCGCCGGGCCCCGGGCGAACTCGCCACCGACCAGCTCCTCAATGCCGTCTTCCTGCGTGTCGGCGGCGTCGATCTGAACGCCGAGGGCCTTCTCGACGCTGTCCTCCACCAGCTCACAGGGGCGATGTGA
- a CDS encoding SAV_2336 N-terminal domain-related protein gives MAGEGERLGEALRVLAAGGQELDADLVLDVLWLARRLPATDAAPLSRGLRPSPQPAPRADTPEPAEQPLSRPGPESDTPDLPDLTEPSLYAAARQNPVPEIRLRRPEREARRALPIRVPEGKVLDDELELGRALRPLRRRLASRHRLEIDEERTATELAETRLPDVVQRPVQERWLNLVLLVDDGLSMLLWNRLGTELRTLLERLGAFATTRVLGLDTRDAHEPRLRARPFQHDSAQMPLSTVRDPSGRTLVLVVSDGMGAGWRNGTMHDLLAMWAARGPVALLHTLPPELWEASGIHAERWQATTRRVGGANTSWEITDRVLPPDLAEFTGVRVPVLEPTAAALRAWAHLLASPGATVELPLLARPSRYTVAAASRDLNNTQQFRDAATPEAYRLAAHLAAVSPLSVPVMRLVQTAVPWPARTAHLAEVFLGGLIRPHPAPVPGPLPAKHLVFDFSDESKSVLLDAVPQAELLKTSRSIGLRLEQLAGNSPDFPAWLAHPDGNAQLPVSQSPFTSVERRLLTRFGVSVDGPPAALKPTEQGTPAAGPDDWKPLTDEDPRELGPYTLRGRRRGRRTVVYQGTTAQNEMAVLRVPRPDLPAANARLIEVEAEVLTRLSGQYAPALYGTALDASPPWLAMAPIADADAPDAQPPRLSEIFSRASLDSRAPFDKIAGLVVAWHLASALAVCHVNGLVLADFSPDIVFVLRRSVILGNLSDCVVDGRYLGAGPVPTSADNVRSLGEMLQLVSSKAGWDMPGLPEGMHMWQGDTWEQLRLLVLRCLDPDPAQRPIAGEVADIMARYIAMARATRDNVEAPVATPAHALTDIPLALPPTGARPKRRTPSLRLPRFGFGGTGRDARLQRLRKPLLRSRRITLVGAYHYSGRATTTMVLGSLLAAVRDEPVLALDGAPSEGALDSFLTARNRATLRDLAALAPDVTYDEIKVLTSHFASGLEVIAHRSGHFNSNPVHAQEYARVLAQTAPYYSFVLTDWSPTRLDRSAEVALTLTDQLILCCGTTERFLDSSASLLDGLRNSGRRTLADQAIVVASEIEGAGQRVRPGDLALRLGTPIAQIVVVPFDMSLRSPGFRELGRLRTGTTEAFLDLAELVVGSG, from the coding sequence ATGGCGGGCGAGGGCGAGCGACTCGGCGAGGCCCTTAGGGTCCTCGCCGCCGGCGGCCAGGAGCTGGACGCGGACCTGGTCCTCGACGTGCTCTGGCTCGCCCGCCGCCTGCCTGCCACCGATGCGGCTCCCCTGAGCCGGGGCCTTCGCCCATCCCCGCAGCCCGCGCCGCGGGCCGACACCCCCGAGCCCGCGGAACAGCCCCTGTCACGGCCGGGACCCGAGTCCGACACCCCGGACCTGCCTGATCTGACCGAGCCGTCCTTGTATGCGGCGGCACGCCAGAATCCTGTCCCCGAGATCCGGCTGCGTCGGCCCGAACGGGAAGCGCGCAGAGCACTGCCCATACGGGTTCCCGAGGGCAAGGTCCTCGACGACGAACTCGAACTCGGACGCGCGTTGAGGCCGTTGCGTCGCCGACTGGCCAGCCGGCACCGACTGGAGATCGACGAGGAGCGCACTGCCACCGAACTTGCCGAGACGCGGCTCCCCGACGTGGTGCAGCGGCCTGTGCAGGAACGCTGGCTGAATCTGGTGCTGCTCGTGGACGACGGCCTGTCGATGCTGCTGTGGAACCGGCTCGGCACCGAACTGCGCACCCTGCTCGAACGACTGGGCGCCTTTGCGACGACGCGCGTCCTCGGTCTGGACACCCGCGATGCCCACGAGCCGCGACTCCGCGCCCGGCCCTTCCAGCACGACAGCGCGCAGATGCCGCTGAGTACGGTACGGGATCCCTCGGGCCGCACCCTGGTTCTGGTCGTCAGCGACGGGATGGGCGCCGGCTGGCGCAACGGGACCATGCACGACCTTCTGGCGATGTGGGCCGCACGCGGTCCAGTCGCTCTGTTGCACACTCTGCCACCCGAGCTGTGGGAGGCATCCGGCATTCACGCCGAACGCTGGCAGGCGACCACCCGGCGGGTCGGTGGCGCCAACACCTCCTGGGAGATCACCGACCGGGTCCTGCCGCCCGACCTCGCCGAGTTCACCGGCGTACGCGTCCCGGTCCTGGAACCGACGGCCGCCGCTCTGCGGGCCTGGGCGCATCTGCTCGCCTCTCCGGGGGCCACCGTGGAGCTTCCCCTACTTGCTCGCCCCAGCCGATACACGGTGGCCGCCGCCTCCCGCGACCTGAACAACACCCAGCAGTTCCGCGACGCCGCGACTCCCGAGGCATATCGCCTCGCCGCCCATCTGGCTGCCGTCTCACCACTGTCGGTACCGGTGATGCGGCTGGTGCAGACGGCCGTCCCGTGGCCCGCTCGCACCGCGCACCTCGCCGAAGTGTTCCTGGGGGGCCTCATCCGGCCGCATCCGGCGCCCGTACCCGGCCCGCTGCCCGCCAAGCACCTCGTCTTCGACTTCTCCGACGAGTCGAAATCCGTACTCCTCGACGCGGTCCCGCAGGCCGAACTCCTGAAGACGAGCCGCAGCATCGGCCTCCGCCTGGAGCAACTCGCCGGCAATTCACCCGACTTTCCCGCCTGGCTGGCCCACCCGGACGGCAACGCCCAACTGCCTGTTTCCCAAAGCCCGTTCACCAGTGTCGAGCGGCGACTGCTGACCCGCTTCGGCGTGTCGGTCGACGGCCCACCCGCCGCTCTCAAACCCACCGAGCAGGGGACGCCCGCGGCCGGGCCGGACGACTGGAAGCCGCTGACGGACGAGGACCCACGCGAGTTGGGGCCGTACACGCTTCGAGGACGGCGGCGGGGCCGTCGGACAGTGGTGTACCAGGGTACGACCGCGCAGAACGAGATGGCCGTGCTCCGTGTCCCCCGCCCCGATCTCCCCGCGGCGAACGCACGGTTGATCGAGGTGGAGGCCGAGGTTCTCACCCGGCTCAGCGGACAGTACGCGCCCGCGCTGTACGGCACCGCGCTCGACGCGTCCCCGCCCTGGCTGGCGATGGCACCCATCGCCGATGCCGACGCACCCGACGCGCAGCCGCCCCGTCTGTCGGAGATCTTCAGCCGGGCCTCGCTCGACAGCAGGGCCCCGTTCGACAAGATCGCCGGCCTCGTCGTCGCCTGGCATCTGGCGAGCGCCCTCGCCGTCTGTCACGTCAATGGCCTGGTCCTCGCGGACTTCAGTCCCGACATTGTGTTCGTCCTACGGCGCTCCGTGATCCTTGGCAACCTGTCCGACTGCGTCGTCGACGGACGCTACCTCGGAGCGGGCCCCGTGCCGACCTCCGCGGACAACGTCCGGTCCCTCGGCGAGATGCTCCAGCTCGTCAGCAGTAAGGCGGGCTGGGACATGCCGGGTCTGCCCGAGGGCATGCACATGTGGCAGGGCGACACATGGGAGCAGCTCAGGCTGCTCGTGCTCCGCTGTCTGGACCCCGATCCGGCGCAGCGCCCCATCGCCGGAGAGGTCGCGGACATCATGGCCCGGTACATCGCCATGGCCCGGGCGACGCGGGACAACGTGGAAGCGCCTGTCGCGACGCCGGCCCACGCCCTGACGGACATACCGCTCGCTCTGCCGCCCACCGGTGCCCGGCCGAAGCGGCGTACCCCCTCGCTCCGCCTGCCCCGGTTCGGGTTCGGCGGCACCGGCCGCGACGCTCGTCTGCAGCGGCTGCGCAAGCCGCTGCTCCGGAGCAGGCGCATCACTCTCGTGGGCGCCTACCACTACAGCGGCCGGGCCACCACGACCATGGTCCTCGGCTCGCTGCTCGCCGCCGTTCGTGACGAACCTGTCCTGGCCCTTGACGGGGCGCCGTCGGAAGGAGCGCTCGACTCCTTCCTGACCGCTCGCAACCGAGCCACTCTGCGCGACCTCGCCGCGCTGGCGCCGGATGTCACGTACGACGAGATCAAGGTCCTCACCAGCCATTTCGCATCGGGCCTGGAAGTGATCGCGCACCGTTCGGGCCACTTCAATTCCAACCCGGTACACGCTCAGGAGTACGCGCGCGTGCTGGCCCAGACGGCGCCCTACTACTCCTTCGTCCTGACCGACTGGTCACCCACGCGGCTCGACCGGTCCGCCGAGGTCGCTCTGACCCTCACGGACCAGCTGATCCTCTGCTGCGGCACCACCGAGCGGTTCCTCGACTCCTCCGCTTCCCTGCTCGACGGGCTGCGCAACTCGGGACGCCGCACGCTTGCGGACCAGGCGATCGTGGTGGCTTCGGAGATCGAGGGCGCAGGCCAACGGGTGCGCCCAGGCGACCTGGCACTGCGTCTCGGCACCCCCATCGCGCAGATCGTCGTCGTCCCGTTCGACATGTCGCTGCGGTCTCCAGGATTCCGGGAGTTGGGCCGCCTGCGCACGGGAACGACGGAGGCTTTTCTGGATCTCGCGGAGCTGGTGGTCGGAAGCGGGTGA
- a CDS encoding bifunctional methylenetetrahydrofolate dehydrogenase/methenyltetrahydrofolate cyclohydrolase yields the protein MTAQILDGKATAAAIKSDLTVRVAALKEKGVTPGLGTVLVGDDPGSQKYVAGKHRDCAQVGIASIQRELPATATQEEIEAVVRELNEDPACTGYIVQLPLPKGIDENRILELMDPDKDADGLHPMNLGRLVLNEPAPLPCTPNGVLTLLRRYGVEIKGAEVVVVGRGVTIGRPMPLLLTRRSENATVTQCHTGTRDLSAHLKRADIIVAAAGSAHLIRAEDVKPGAAVLDVGVSRSAEGKIVGDVHPDVAEVAAWISPNPGGVGPMTRAQLLVNVVEAAERSVG from the coding sequence ATGACCGCCCAGATTCTCGATGGCAAGGCCACCGCAGCCGCGATCAAGTCCGACCTGACCGTCCGCGTGGCGGCCCTGAAGGAGAAGGGCGTCACGCCCGGCCTCGGGACGGTCCTGGTCGGGGACGATCCCGGAAGCCAGAAGTACGTCGCCGGCAAGCACCGCGACTGCGCCCAGGTCGGCATCGCCTCCATCCAGCGCGAACTGCCCGCGACCGCGACGCAGGAAGAGATCGAGGCGGTGGTCCGCGAGCTGAACGAGGACCCCGCCTGCACCGGCTACATCGTCCAGCTGCCGCTCCCCAAGGGCATCGACGAGAACCGCATCCTGGAACTGATGGACCCGGACAAGGACGCGGACGGCCTGCACCCGATGAACCTCGGGCGCCTCGTCCTCAACGAGCCCGCCCCGCTGCCCTGCACCCCCAACGGCGTCCTCACGCTCCTGCGCCGCTACGGCGTGGAGATCAAGGGCGCCGAGGTCGTGGTCGTCGGCCGCGGTGTGACCATCGGGCGTCCGATGCCGCTGCTGCTGACGCGGCGCAGCGAGAACGCCACGGTCACCCAGTGCCACACCGGTACCCGTGACCTCTCCGCGCACCTCAAGCGCGCCGACATCATCGTCGCCGCCGCGGGCTCCGCGCATCTCATCCGGGCCGAGGACGTGAAGCCGGGCGCCGCCGTCCTCGACGTCGGTGTCTCGCGCAGCGCCGAGGGCAAGATCGTCGGAGACGTCCACCCCGACGTCGCCGAGGTCGCCGCCTGGATCTCCCCGAACCCGGGCGGTGTCGGCCCGATGACCCGGGCCCAGCTGCTCGTCAACGTGGTGGAAGCGGCGGAACGCAGTGTCGGCTGA
- the purH gene encoding bifunctional phosphoribosylaminoimidazolecarboxamide formyltransferase/IMP cyclohydrolase: protein MTADSTVTAESTEGTKRVIRRALVSVYDKTGLEELARGLHAAGVELVSTGSTAAKIAAAGVPVTKVEELTGFPECLDGRVKTLHPKVHAGILADLRLESHRQQLAELGVEPFDLVVVNLYPFKETVASGATPDECVEQIDIGGPSMVRAAAKNHPSVAVVTSPARYGDVLTAVQGGGFDLHTRKRLAAEAFQHTAAYDVAVASWFASEYAPVDDSQFPDFLGATWERAHTLRYGENPHQPAALYTSGTGGLAEAEQLHGKEMSYNNYTDTDAARRAAYDHEDPCVAIIKHANPCGIAVASNVAEAHRKAHACDPLSAFGGVIAVNRPVTREMAEQVAEIFTEVIVAPEYEDGALEALTKKKNIRVLRAHQAPAAPVEIKPVDGGALLQVTDRLQAAGDNPASWTLATGDALSEGELDELAFAWRACRAVKSNAILLAKDGASVGVGMGQVNRVDSAKLAVERAGAERARGSYAASDAFFPFPDGLEILADAGVKAVVQPGGSVRDELVVEAAKKAGITMYFTGTRHFFH from the coding sequence GTGACCGCCGACAGCACAGTCACGGCCGAGAGCACCGAGGGCACCAAGCGGGTCATCCGGCGCGCGCTCGTCAGCGTGTACGACAAGACCGGTCTCGAGGAGCTGGCCCGCGGGCTGCACGCGGCCGGCGTCGAGCTCGTCTCCACCGGGTCCACCGCCGCGAAGATCGCCGCGGCCGGAGTGCCCGTCACCAAGGTGGAGGAGCTGACCGGCTTCCCCGAGTGCCTGGACGGCCGGGTCAAGACCCTGCACCCCAAGGTCCACGCCGGGATCCTCGCCGACCTGCGCCTGGAGAGCCACCGGCAGCAGCTCGCCGAGCTCGGTGTCGAGCCCTTCGACCTCGTCGTCGTCAACCTCTACCCGTTCAAGGAGACGGTGGCGTCCGGGGCGACCCCCGACGAGTGCGTCGAGCAGATCGACATCGGCGGTCCCTCGATGGTCCGCGCCGCGGCCAAGAACCACCCCTCCGTCGCCGTCGTCACCAGCCCCGCCCGCTACGGCGACGTCCTCACCGCCGTCCAGGGCGGCGGCTTCGACCTGCACACCCGCAAGCGGCTCGCCGCCGAGGCCTTCCAGCACACGGCCGCGTACGACGTAGCCGTCGCCTCCTGGTTCGCCTCCGAGTACGCGCCGGTCGACGACTCGCAGTTCCCCGACTTCCTCGGTGCCACCTGGGAGCGCGCGCACACGCTCCGCTACGGCGAGAACCCGCACCAGCCGGCCGCGCTCTACACCTCCGGCACCGGCGGTCTGGCCGAGGCGGAGCAGCTGCACGGCAAGGAGATGTCGTACAACAACTACACGGACACGGACGCCGCCCGCCGTGCCGCGTACGACCACGAGGACCCCTGCGTCGCGATCATCAAGCACGCCAACCCCTGCGGGATCGCGGTCGCGTCGAACGTCGCCGAGGCGCACCGCAAGGCGCACGCCTGCGACCCGCTGTCCGCGTTCGGCGGTGTGATCGCGGTGAACCGTCCGGTCACCAGGGAGATGGCCGAGCAGGTCGCGGAGATCTTCACCGAGGTCATCGTCGCGCCCGAGTACGAGGACGGCGCCCTCGAGGCCCTCACCAAGAAGAAGAACATCCGCGTGCTGCGGGCCCACCAGGCCCCGGCCGCCCCCGTCGAGATCAAGCCCGTCGACGGCGGCGCGCTGCTCCAGGTCACCGACCGGCTCCAGGCCGCCGGCGACAACCCGGCGAGCTGGACCCTGGCGACCGGTGACGCCCTGAGCGAGGGCGAGCTCGACGAGCTGGCCTTCGCGTGGCGCGCCTGCCGCGCGGTGAAGTCCAACGCGATCCTGCTCGCCAAGGACGGCGCCTCGGTCGGCGTCGGCATGGGCCAGGTCAACCGTGTCGACTCCGCGAAGCTCGCGGTCGAGCGGGCCGGCGCCGAGCGCGCCCGCGGTTCCTACGCCGCCTCGGACGCGTTCTTCCCGTTCCCCGACGGCCTGGAGATCCTCGCCGACGCGGGCGTCAAGGCCGTGGTCCAGCCCGGCGGCTCGGTCCGCGACGAGCTGGTCGTGGAGGCCGCGAAGAAGGCGGGCATCACGATGTACTTCACCGGGACGCGGCACTTCTTCCACTGA
- a CDS encoding DUF3017 domain-containing protein → MTVRDAISAPDAQGEPRRTTRRFPLFTRDTARPEGGGRAASGDAPAPARQWPILTVLSVVALGLLLTALDVFRVGTILIGAALLAGAVMRWMLPSVGMLAVRSRFTDMLTYGVLGIAIVLLALMVQPNPLLEIPFLDDTLHFTVR, encoded by the coding sequence ATGACCGTCCGGGACGCGATCAGCGCGCCCGATGCCCAGGGCGAGCCGCGGCGCACCACACGGCGCTTCCCGCTGTTCACCCGGGACACGGCACGGCCCGAGGGCGGCGGCCGGGCCGCGTCCGGGGACGCCCCGGCGCCCGCGCGCCAGTGGCCCATCCTCACCGTGCTGTCCGTCGTCGCGCTCGGCCTGCTGCTCACCGCGCTCGACGTGTTCCGCGTCGGCACGATCCTGATCGGCGCCGCGCTGCTCGCGGGTGCCGTGATGCGATGGATGCTGCCCAGCGTCGGCATGCTCGCGGTCCGCTCCCGCTTCACGGACATGCTCACCTACGGCGTCCTGGGCATCGCCATCGTGCTGCTCGCGCTGATGGTCCAGCCCAACCCGTTGCTGGAGATCCCGTTCCTCGACGACACCTTGCACTTCACGGTCCGCTGA
- a CDS encoding malate dehydrogenase, translated as MTRTPVNVTVTGAAGQIGYALLFRIASGQLLGADVPVKLRLLEITPALKAAEGTAMELDDCAFPLLQGIDITDDPNVAFDGTNVGLLVGARPRTKGMERGDLLSANGGIFKPQGKAINDNAADDVKILVVGNPANTNALIAQAAAPDVPAERFTAMTRLDHNRALTQLAKKTGTTVADIKRLTIWGNHSATQYPDIFHASVDGKNAAEVVNDEKWLAEEFIPTVAKRGAAIIEARGASSAASAANAAIDHVYTWVNGTAEGDWTSMGIPSDGSYGVPEGLISSFPVTTKDGRYEIVQGLDINEFSRTRIDASVKELEEEREAVRSLGLI; from the coding sequence ATGACTCGCACTCCCGTGAACGTCACCGTCACCGGCGCGGCCGGCCAGATCGGTTACGCCCTGCTTTTCCGCATCGCCTCCGGCCAGTTGCTCGGCGCGGACGTGCCGGTCAAGCTGCGCCTCCTGGAGATCACGCCCGCCCTGAAGGCCGCCGAGGGCACCGCGATGGAGCTCGACGACTGCGCCTTCCCGCTGCTTCAGGGCATCGACATCACGGACGACCCGAACGTCGCCTTCGACGGCACCAACGTCGGTCTGCTCGTCGGCGCCCGCCCCCGTACCAAGGGCATGGAGCGCGGTGACCTGCTCTCGGCCAACGGTGGCATCTTCAAGCCGCAGGGCAAGGCCATCAACGACAACGCCGCGGACGACGTCAAGATCCTGGTCGTCGGCAACCCGGCGAACACCAACGCGCTGATCGCCCAGGCCGCCGCCCCGGACGTACCCGCCGAGCGCTTCACCGCCATGACCCGTCTGGACCACAACCGCGCGCTGACCCAGCTCGCGAAGAAGACGGGCACCACGGTCGCCGACATCAAGCGTCTGACCATCTGGGGCAACCACTCCGCCACCCAGTACCCCGACATCTTCCACGCCTCGGTCGACGGCAAGAACGCCGCCGAGGTCGTCAACGACGAGAAGTGGCTCGCCGAGGAGTTCATCCCGACCGTCGCCAAGCGCGGTGCGGCGATCATCGAGGCGCGTGGCGCGTCCTCGGCCGCCTCGGCCGCCAACGCCGCCATCGACCACGTCTACACCTGGGTCAACGGCACCGCCGAGGGCGACTGGACCTCCATGGGTATCCCGTCGGACGGTTCGTACGGCGTGCCGGAGGGTCTCATCTCCTCCTTCCCCGTCACCACGAAGGACGGCCGGTACGAGATCGTCCAGGGCCTGGACATCAACGAGTTCTCCCGCACCCGCATCGACGCCTCCGTCAAGGAGCTCGAGGAGGAGCGCGAGGCGGTCCGCAGCCTCGGCCTGATCTGA